The following coding sequences lie in one Enterococcus sp. 9E7_DIV0242 genomic window:
- a CDS encoding sensor histidine kinase — translation MKYLYQQLLAFWGIIILIIVIVGTSFTQLTKTTMQEDNYERLYGYAEEALRAKSYFNNSLPTEQMRVNAAFELTEGILKNQNVQFVYFDVDMNQQFPQATEEPLDFSISEKEFKVLSKGERVYKTIDKDLYGKEKATSYVLSPVMLSISYNGSESQNLVGYLVATQPAKNVSDSVAQVTSNLFKGFLISSVIALFVSYGLAAFQVKRINRMRKATREITSGNFDIKLDVHDKDEFDDLAEDFNKMAESLAESQLEIERQEERRRQFMADASHEMRTPLTTINGLLEGLEYDAIPENQKANALKLMQNETARLIRLVNENLDYEKIRTNQISIVVKKFDAVETIKNIFTQLNKKAEAAGDTLYLDAVDSVEVYADYDRFVQIVVNILQNAIQFTKDGDIRVQVEKGYLETIIRISDTGIGMSEEQLVNIWDRYYKADPSRKNTKYGESGLGLPIVQQLVRLHKGNISVESELNKGTTFTITFPDVEIKE, via the coding sequence ATGAAATATTTGTATCAGCAGCTACTAGCTTTTTGGGGGATCATTATTTTGATTATTGTTATTGTTGGGACGTCATTTACGCAATTGACGAAAACAACGATGCAGGAAGATAATTATGAACGGCTATATGGCTATGCAGAAGAGGCATTACGAGCAAAGTCATATTTTAATAACAGCTTACCTACTGAACAGATGAGAGTGAATGCTGCCTTTGAATTAACAGAAGGAATTTTAAAAAATCAAAATGTGCAATTTGTCTATTTCGATGTAGATATGAATCAGCAATTTCCTCAGGCAACGGAGGAACCCTTGGATTTTTCGATTTCAGAAAAAGAATTTAAAGTTTTATCTAAAGGTGAACGGGTCTACAAAACTATCGACAAGGATCTTTATGGCAAAGAAAAAGCAACTTCGTATGTTCTTTCACCAGTTATGTTGTCGATTTCTTATAATGGTTCGGAAAGCCAGAATTTGGTTGGCTACCTTGTTGCTACACAACCGGCAAAAAATGTGTCAGACAGTGTCGCTCAAGTAACCTCGAATTTGTTTAAAGGCTTCTTGATTTCCAGTGTGATCGCATTATTTGTCAGCTATGGTCTGGCAGCATTCCAGGTGAAGCGTATCAATCGGATGCGTAAAGCAACCAGAGAGATCACTAGTGGAAACTTTGATATCAAATTGGATGTTCATGATAAGGATGAGTTTGACGATTTAGCGGAAGATTTCAATAAAATGGCAGAATCACTGGCAGAATCACAGTTGGAGATCGAGCGGCAGGAGGAGCGACGCAGACAGTTTATGGCTGATGCCTCTCATGAAATGCGCACACCATTGACAACAATCAATGGTCTTTTGGAAGGCTTGGAGTATGATGCCATTCCTGAAAATCAAAAAGCGAATGCGTTGAAGCTAATGCAGAATGAAACGGCGCGTTTGATTCGCCTGGTCAATGAGAATCTGGATTATGAAAAAATACGGACGAACCAAATCAGTATCGTTGTAAAAAAATTCGATGCTGTTGAAACAATCAAAAATATTTTTACTCAATTGAATAAGAAAGCTGAAGCAGCGGGTGATACTTTGTATTTAGATGCAGTGGATTCTGTAGAGGTTTATGCAGATTATGACCGTTTTGTTCAAATCGTTGTTAACATTCTCCAAAATGCCATCCAATTTACTAAGGATGGGGATATTCGTGTTCAAGTGGAGAAGGGGTATCTTGAAACAATTATCAGGATTTCGGATACGGGCATTGGGATGAGTGAAGAACAATTGGTAAACATATGGGATCGCTATTATAAAGCTGATCCTTCAAGAAAGAATACGAAGTATGGAGAGTCTGGACTTGGTCTGCCAATCGTTCAGCAGCTCGTTCGACTTCATAAAGGAAATATTTCTGTAGAGAGTGAGCTGAATAAGGGAACAACCTTTACAATCACTTTCCCAGATGTGGAAATAAAAGAATAG
- a CDS encoding response regulator transcription factor: MNVLMIEDNESVSEMMQMFFLNEGWEAVFEYDGKKGLDTFMESPEKWDMITLDLNLPSMDGMAVCREIRKASNTVPIIMLTARDSESDQVIGLEMGADDYVTKPFSPLTLIARMKALHRRSELVDHAGEDEQSDEAFDVVTKHFKMNTKTRETYLDDQLIEGLTPKEFDLLYTLAKKPRQVFSREQLLEMVWDYQYFGDERTVDAHIKKLRQKIEKVGPQVIQTVWGVGYKFDDSGVSS; encoded by the coding sequence ATGAATGTATTAATGATAGAAGATAATGAGTCTGTTTCAGAAATGATGCAGATGTTTTTCCTGAATGAAGGCTGGGAAGCCGTTTTTGAGTATGATGGGAAGAAGGGCTTAGACACATTTATGGAAAGTCCGGAAAAATGGGACATGATCACACTTGATCTAAATCTGCCGTCGATGGACGGAATGGCCGTTTGTCGGGAAATTAGGAAGGCTTCTAATACGGTACCGATTATTATGCTGACAGCCAGAGATTCTGAAAGTGATCAAGTAATCGGTCTGGAAATGGGCGCGGATGATTATGTCACTAAGCCGTTCAGTCCGTTGACGCTGATAGCTAGAATGAAAGCCTTACATAGACGTTCTGAGCTGGTCGATCACGCGGGAGAAGATGAGCAATCAGATGAGGCTTTCGATGTGGTGACGAAGCATTTTAAAATGAATACCAAAACCAGAGAAACCTATTTGGATGATCAGTTGATTGAAGGCTTGACACCAAAAGAATTTGACCTTCTATATACGCTGGCCAAAAAACCACGTCAAGTATTTTCAAGAGAACAGCTTTTGGAAATGGTTTGGGATTATCAATACTTTGGTGATGAGCGAACAGTCGATGCTCATATAAAAAAACTGAGACAAAAAATCGAAAAAGTAGGTCCACAAGTGATTCAGACTGTTTGGGGCGTTGGGTACAAATTTGACGACTCTGGTGTTTCTTCATGA
- a CDS encoding threonine/serine exporter family protein yields MEKTINYEIQLLFDCCLTAGRIMMENGSEVYRTEDTMNRIAANAGYSDSVTHVTVTGIFMGFRSVPYTQLENIRERSMNLEKVAAVNHLSRQYEKKELSLAELHQQLKKVDVETPSFPITLQIFTAGIVSCTLMYIFSGSMNDFVAAFFVGMLGFTVSYLIKKYLKMKFMDDFVASVIIGLSAYSLVKLNLAVNMDNIIIGSVMPLVPGVAITNAFRDILSGHLISGMARTTEALFVAGSIGIGIAMVFILFL; encoded by the coding sequence ATGGAAAAAACAATAAATTATGAAATACAGCTCTTGTTTGATTGCTGTCTAACAGCAGGAAGGATCATGATGGAAAATGGTTCTGAGGTTTACCGAACAGAGGATACAATGAATCGCATCGCAGCAAATGCCGGTTATTCTGACAGTGTGACCCACGTTACCGTAACAGGTATTTTTATGGGCTTTCGGTCGGTGCCTTATACTCAATTGGAAAACATTCGGGAACGCAGTATGAACTTAGAAAAAGTTGCTGCTGTCAATCATCTCTCGAGACAGTATGAGAAAAAGGAGCTCTCTTTGGCTGAGCTGCATCAACAACTAAAAAAAGTAGATGTAGAGACGCCTAGCTTTCCTATCACACTTCAAATTTTTACTGCCGGCATCGTCAGTTGCACACTGATGTATATTTTCAGCGGTTCAATGAACGATTTTGTTGCTGCTTTCTTTGTCGGTATGCTGGGCTTTACTGTTTCCTATTTAATCAAGAAGTATTTAAAAATGAAATTCATGGATGACTTCGTTGCCTCTGTCATCATTGGTCTTTCGGCATACTCACTCGTTAAGCTGAATCTTGCTGTCAATATGGACAATATCATTATTGGCTCGGTGATGCCTCTTGTGCCCGGAGTAGCAATCACTAATGCATTTCGGGATATATTATCCGGACATCTGATCAGTGGCATGGCACGAACGACAGAAGCCTTATTTGTTGCCGGATCGATTGGCATCGGTATCGCAATGGTCTTTATTCTATTTTTATAG
- a CDS encoding threonine/serine exporter family protein — protein MNILLQFLFSYLGTVAFGVITNIPRKALNVCGITGALGWMIFILTRNLEVGDEFANFFSALCIGLLSIYFSRKKKMPTIIFNIPSLVPLVPGGPAYQAVRNFVLDNYISGLHSTMTVIMTAGSIAAGFMVTSMVEKLLKRMAAKKHRSI, from the coding sequence ATGAACATTCTTTTACAATTCTTATTTAGCTATTTGGGGACCGTGGCTTTCGGCGTAATCACAAATATTCCGAGGAAAGCACTGAATGTCTGTGGTATCACGGGTGCACTTGGCTGGATGATTTTTATTCTTACTCGTAATCTTGAGGTTGGTGACGAATTTGCCAATTTCTTCAGTGCCCTTTGCATTGGCTTACTCAGCATTTATTTTTCCAGAAAAAAGAAAATGCCTACGATCATTTTCAATATCCCGAGTCTTGTTCCATTAGTCCCAGGTGGTCCGGCCTATCAGGCAGTTAGAAATTTTGTTTTGGATAACTATATCTCAGGTCTCCACAGTACAATGACTGTAATCATGACTGCTGGATCGATCGCCGCAGGATTTATGGTCACAAGTATGGTGGAAAAGCTGCTGAAACGAATGGCTGCTAAAAAGCATCGATCCATATAG
- a CDS encoding SRPBCC domain-containing protein: MKLYHQENKIFFQQELVIHTSVSKVWQLLTTTEGLAKWFPELDAEHLTEKNVLTFKADGFKAEMDVLAYDKPTYFKLMWDSGEISFRLKENIPNETNLDFLEILPDSFPNLYQDIAGWHYELRRLKGAAEGKEVIFTADCIKQKAEEMRRMMEEQRKLDK; the protein is encoded by the coding sequence ATGAAGCTTTATCATCAAGAAAACAAGATATTTTTCCAACAGGAATTAGTGATTCATACCTCTGTTTCCAAGGTTTGGCAGTTGCTGACAACAACAGAGGGACTGGCTAAATGGTTTCCGGAATTAGATGCGGAACATCTCACTGAAAAGAATGTTCTGACATTTAAGGCCGATGGATTCAAAGCTGAAATGGATGTTTTAGCCTATGATAAACCCACCTACTTCAAGTTGATGTGGGATTCAGGAGAAATCAGCTTTCGCTTGAAAGAGAACATACCAAATGAAACGAATCTGGACTTTCTGGAAATTCTACCGGATAGCTTTCCAAATCTTTATCAGGATATTGCCGGGTGGCATTATGAATTGAGAAGGTTGAAGGGAGCAGCCGAAGGAAAAGAAGTGATTTTTACTGCGGATTGTATCAAGCAAAAGGCAGAAGAAATGCGACGAATGATGGAAGAACAGCGGAAGCTCGATAAATAG
- the typA gene encoding translational GTPase TypA, which yields MVNYRNDIRNVAIIAHVDHGKTTLVDELLKQSDTLDGHTQLQERAMDSNAIEKERGITILAKNTAVDYQGTRVNIMDTPGHADFGGEVERIMKMVDGVLLVVDAYEGTMPQTRFVLKKALEQHLTPIVVVNKIDKPSARPEHVVDEVLELFIELGADEDQLEFPVIYTSAINGTSSLSDDPANQEKTMSPIFDTIIEHIPAPVDNSDEPLQFQVSLLDYNDYVGRIGIGRVFRGTVKVGDQVALMKLDGSVKKFRVTKLFGFFGLQRLEIEEAKAGDLIAVSGMEDIFVGETVTPVDHQDGLPILHIDEPTLQMTFLVNNSPFAGREGKFVTSRKIEERLMSQLQTDVSLRVDPTDSPDAWTVSGRGELHLSILIENMRREGYELQVSRPEVIEREIEGVKCEPFERVQIDTPEEYMGSIIESLSQRKGEMQDMIHTGNGQIRLIFLAPARGLIGYTTEFLSMTRGYGIMHHTFDQYLPMIQGTIGGRHQGALVSIDTGKATTYSIMSIEERGTVFVEPGTEVYEGMIIGENNRDNDLTVNITKAKQMTNVRSANKDQTSVIKRPKLLTLEESLEFLNEDEYCEVTPESIRLRKQILNKNEREKASKKKKKAD from the coding sequence ATGGTAAATTATAGAAATGATATCCGTAACGTCGCAATTATTGCCCACGTTGACCACGGAAAAACAACATTAGTAGACGAATTATTGAAACAATCAGATACATTAGATGGACATACGCAATTACAGGAACGTGCGATGGACTCAAATGCAATTGAAAAAGAACGTGGGATTACGATCTTGGCGAAAAATACAGCTGTTGACTATCAAGGAACAAGAGTCAATATCATGGACACACCTGGACACGCGGACTTCGGTGGAGAAGTAGAACGTATCATGAAAATGGTAGACGGTGTTCTTTTGGTTGTTGATGCCTATGAAGGAACAATGCCACAGACTCGTTTTGTATTGAAAAAGGCATTGGAACAGCATTTGACTCCAATCGTAGTAGTAAATAAAATCGACAAGCCTTCTGCGCGCCCAGAGCACGTAGTAGATGAAGTGCTTGAGTTATTTATCGAATTAGGTGCTGATGAAGACCAATTGGAATTCCCAGTAATCTACACTTCAGCAATCAATGGAACATCAAGCTTGTCAGATGATCCTGCAAACCAAGAAAAAACAATGAGCCCGATTTTTGATACAATTATTGAGCACATCCCTGCTCCAGTTGATAATAGCGATGAGCCTTTACAATTCCAAGTTTCACTACTTGATTATAACGATTATGTTGGACGTATCGGTATTGGCCGTGTCTTCCGCGGAACAGTAAAAGTTGGCGATCAGGTTGCTTTGATGAAGCTTGATGGCAGCGTGAAGAAATTCCGTGTAACGAAATTATTCGGTTTCTTCGGTCTACAACGACTTGAAATCGAAGAAGCGAAAGCCGGCGATTTGATTGCTGTTTCCGGAATGGAAGATATCTTTGTTGGTGAAACTGTAACACCGGTCGATCATCAAGATGGCTTACCAATTCTGCATATTGACGAACCAACATTGCAAATGACTTTCCTTGTAAACAACTCACCGTTCGCCGGGAGAGAAGGAAAATTTGTTACCTCTAGAAAAATCGAAGAACGCTTGATGTCTCAGCTTCAAACAGATGTTTCTCTACGTGTTGACCCTACAGATTCTCCAGATGCTTGGACTGTTTCAGGTCGTGGTGAGCTTCACTTGTCTATTCTTATTGAGAATATGCGTCGTGAAGGCTATGAGCTGCAAGTATCCCGTCCGGAAGTTATCGAACGTGAGATTGAAGGCGTGAAATGCGAGCCGTTTGAACGTGTTCAAATCGATACACCAGAAGAATATATGGGAAGTATCATTGAATCATTGAGTCAACGTAAAGGTGAAATGCAGGATATGATCCATACTGGGAATGGACAGATTCGTCTGATTTTCCTTGCACCTGCACGTGGCTTGATTGGTTATACAACAGAATTCCTTTCTATGACAAGAGGATACGGAATCATGCACCACACCTTCGATCAATATCTGCCAATGATTCAAGGTACAATTGGCGGACGTCATCAAGGCGCATTGGTTTCTATTGATACAGGTAAAGCAACTACTTACAGTATCATGAGTATTGAAGAACGTGGTACAGTGTTTGTAGAGCCTGGTACTGAAGTGTACGAAGGTATGATCATCGGTGAAAATAACCGTGACAATGACTTGACTGTAAATATTACAAAAGCAAAACAAATGACAAACGTTCGTTCAGCGAATAAAGATCAAACTTCTGTTATCAAACGTCCTAAGCTGTTGACTTTGGAAGAATCATTAGAATTTCTAAATGAAGATGAGTATTGCGAAGTAACACCTGAAAGTATTCGTCTGCGTAAACAGATCCTGAACAAAAATGAACGTGAAAAAGCAAGTAAGAAAAAGAAAAAAGCTGATTAA
- a CDS encoding inositol monophosphatase family protein: protein MQIVNVEEVKNWLNEAGEFIKTSLNNTLEIKEKSNRTDLVTNIDEETQQLLIQKIQRVYPNDKILGEETGYNTIDSMDGRVWIIDPIDGTMNFVMEQENFCIMLGIFEDGVGKLGFVYDVMRGELYWGGKEIGVFRNEEKLQCPQPSKLSDGLLGFNAYMFGENVHGSREIANASMGIRVSGCAGLEMIALLKGNHIAYVSNLAPWDYAPGMALIEAFGFRATTLTGESLSFDEREHFIAAQPDAHQEIVEMFKKTGSF from the coding sequence ATGCAGATCGTAAATGTGGAGGAAGTAAAAAACTGGTTGAACGAGGCAGGAGAGTTTATTAAAACGAGCTTGAACAATACCTTGGAAATCAAAGAAAAATCAAATCGAACGGATTTAGTGACAAACATAGATGAAGAAACCCAACAGCTTCTGATACAAAAAATTCAGCGGGTCTATCCGAATGACAAAATATTAGGAGAAGAAACGGGCTACAATACGATTGATTCTATGGACGGACGTGTATGGATCATCGATCCTATCGATGGCACGATGAACTTTGTGATGGAGCAGGAAAACTTTTGTATTATGCTCGGGATTTTTGAAGATGGCGTTGGCAAGCTTGGTTTTGTTTATGATGTTATGCGTGGCGAGCTATATTGGGGCGGTAAAGAAATCGGCGTTTTCAGAAACGAAGAGAAGCTGCAATGTCCTCAGCCTTCCAAGCTTAGTGACGGATTGTTAGGATTCAACGCATACATGTTTGGTGAAAATGTCCATGGGTCAAGAGAGATAGCTAATGCAAGTATGGGCATTCGGGTCAGCGGCTGTGCTGGCTTGGAAATGATCGCTTTGCTAAAAGGGAATCATATTGCCTATGTGTCAAATCTTGCACCGTGGGATTACGCACCAGGTATGGCACTGATTGAAGCCTTTGGATTTCGTGCAACAACACTCACAGGAGAAAGTCTTTCGTTTGATGAACGAGAACATTTTATTGCCGCTCAGCCGGATGCACATCAAGAAATCGTTGAAATGTTCAAGAAAACCGGCAGCTTCTAA
- a CDS encoding UPF0223 family protein: MKDYQYPLDLDWTTEEMVIVTNLWSALEQANESGIQTEAFLDAYKKFKQVVKSIGEEKRLGNEFEKASGYSLYRTVQEAKKRETGRLKIGR, translated from the coding sequence ATGAAAGATTATCAATATCCATTAGATTTAGACTGGACAACAGAAGAGATGGTGATTGTGACAAATCTATGGTCTGCGTTAGAGCAGGCAAATGAATCAGGTATTCAAACAGAAGCGTTTTTAGACGCCTACAAAAAATTTAAGCAAGTTGTCAAAAGCATTGGTGAAGAAAAACGCTTAGGCAATGAGTTTGAAAAAGCTTCTGGTTATTCCTTGTATCGAACAGTGCAGGAAGCCAAGAAAAGAGAGACAGGCAGATTAAAGATAGGGAGATAA
- a CDS encoding voltage-gated chloride channel family protein, producing the protein MDRKNKLLLTGIYMGKWMIIALIIGGIMGSLSAFFLNSLAWVSAYRESHRWLLFLLPVSGGIFAYLYTHYGKNAAGGNNLVIRQANGGDETIPLRLIPLTLFGTITTHLFGGSVGREGTAVQMGGAVADSVGRGFRLSGYEREIILISGISAGFSSVFGTPLAGTIFGLEVLALGKLRSEAIFPSFFSAFFANIVTEMYGVSHTHYAMGAVPEWSVQVFLKIVLAGICFGLIGWVFSRSIVFLKKTYSNWIANPVLRNIFGGAIVVAAALFLGTQRYLGLSLPLLTDAFSGNAEPFDFIGKLFFTILSLGAGYQGGEVTPLFEIGATLGSTLAPLLQLSVPFLAGLGFIGVFSGATNTPIACFIMGVELFGSQSAVFLLMICIISYMCSGNSGIYAAQEITLEKGRVVLPIYDSWKSKRTSRDS; encoded by the coding sequence ATGGATAGAAAAAATAAACTACTTCTGACAGGAATCTATATGGGGAAATGGATGATTATCGCATTGATAATCGGAGGGATTATGGGGTCGTTATCAGCCTTCTTTTTAAATAGCTTAGCATGGGTTTCTGCTTATCGTGAATCACATCGCTGGCTGTTATTCTTGTTGCCGGTTAGTGGAGGAATTTTTGCGTATCTGTACACCCACTATGGGAAAAATGCTGCTGGCGGAAACAATTTAGTTATTCGTCAGGCGAACGGTGGAGACGAAACAATCCCCTTACGCTTGATTCCATTGACGTTATTCGGAACAATCACAACGCATTTGTTTGGCGGTTCTGTAGGTCGTGAAGGTACTGCTGTTCAAATGGGTGGAGCTGTTGCTGATTCTGTCGGAAGAGGTTTCCGTTTATCTGGTTATGAACGTGAGATCATCCTTATTTCCGGTATTAGTGCCGGCTTTAGCTCGGTATTCGGCACTCCATTGGCAGGAACGATCTTCGGACTGGAAGTACTTGCTTTAGGAAAGCTTCGCTCAGAAGCAATTTTCCCCAGTTTTTTTTCCGCTTTTTTTGCGAATATTGTTACGGAAATGTATGGAGTGAGCCACACGCATTACGCGATGGGGGCTGTACCTGAGTGGTCTGTTCAGGTCTTTTTAAAAATAGTCTTAGCCGGTATCTGTTTTGGTTTGATTGGCTGGGTTTTTAGTCGATCTATTGTTTTTCTAAAGAAAACCTATAGTAACTGGATAGCAAATCCGGTTTTACGAAATATATTTGGTGGTGCGATAGTCGTTGCTGCTGCTTTGTTTTTAGGCACACAACGCTATTTGGGACTGAGTTTACCTTTACTAACAGATGCTTTTTCAGGAAATGCCGAGCCTTTTGATTTTATCGGAAAGTTGTTCTTTACAATTCTTTCACTAGGTGCTGGGTATCAAGGTGGTGAGGTAACACCATTGTTTGAAATTGGTGCGACACTAGGCAGTACGCTTGCGCCACTCCTTCAGCTTTCAGTACCATTTTTAGCTGGATTGGGTTTTATAGGAGTCTTCTCAGGTGCAACCAATACACCAATTGCTTGCTTTATTATGGGTGTTGAGCTATTTGGCAGTCAGTCGGCAGTCTTTCTTTTGATGATCTGTATTATCAGTTACATGTGTTCAGGAAATAGTGGGATCTATGCTGCGCAGGAGATAACATTAGAAAAAGGAAGAGTCGTGCTGCCAATCTATGACAGCTGGAAGAGTAAGCGAACAAGCAGAGATTCATAG
- a CDS encoding phosphodiester glycosidase family protein encodes MSSSNEKPFKNIDVQMFEAENGTKYFLVETDERLQRGFAYDKPGMNSGETARGFAGRNATSLVTNASTAQITSTGLLQPRGINIHEGEVVFDKLPNNLNRWYLGIDGNGNLSAHEPQKTAKELLDFGLTESLIGFCPLVLDGKLVDKKILDDYAIVTAPEVINPLQLIYQYENGRIGFFTCNGRMKEQPGMNAVSVAEMLIKERKIQFLYMLDGGGSAQTVVRNRLINRPVDGHGTQERQVADFLYVPSSVDTPCDAQIANLGHDLGLVTKDLTDLSAKVENGVTIDYTVDFNLNTKTLASGNMRYLGLGFQLDDKLFARMFALKNTDNGITFAFQDYANNKRILTIRDNRISLSEGTLAKNYTQSIVIHDLDEISGNGEYWANMETLNSPKNGNHWAITHRELNTRSAIQVAYSLRAEDGVKKRVKILGEWSEWFAV; translated from the coding sequence ATGAGTAGTAGTAACGAAAAACCATTTAAGAATATTGATGTACAAATGTTTGAAGCTGAAAACGGAACAAAATATTTTTTAGTTGAAACGGATGAAAGATTGCAACGGGGGTTTGCTTATGATAAACCTGGGATGAACAGTGGAGAAACTGCTCGAGGGTTTGCTGGAAGAAATGCAACGAGTTTAGTTACCAACGCATCGACAGCACAAATTACTTCAACAGGGTTATTACAACCAAGAGGGATAAATATTCATGAAGGAGAGGTAGTATTTGATAAATTACCCAATAATTTGAATCGTTGGTATTTAGGCATTGATGGGAATGGAAATTTATCAGCCCATGAGCCACAGAAAACGGCGAAAGAATTGTTAGATTTTGGTTTGACTGAATCGCTGATAGGGTTTTGCCCTCTTGTGTTGGATGGAAAGCTGGTTGACAAAAAGATACTGGATGATTATGCGATTGTAACAGCTCCAGAGGTAATAAATCCATTGCAACTGATTTATCAATATGAAAATGGTCGAATAGGATTTTTTACATGCAATGGGAGAATGAAAGAACAGCCAGGCATGAATGCAGTGAGTGTTGCTGAAATGCTGATAAAAGAAAGGAAAATTCAGTTTTTATACATGCTTGATGGTGGCGGTTCAGCACAAACGGTTGTTCGAAACCGACTGATTAATCGCCCTGTTGATGGACATGGCACTCAAGAAAGACAGGTTGCTGATTTTCTCTATGTGCCTTCTTCGGTAGATACGCCATGTGATGCACAAATAGCGAATTTAGGGCATGATCTAGGGCTAGTTACAAAAGATTTAACTGACCTTTCTGCGAAAGTAGAAAATGGTGTGACAATTGATTATACAGTAGATTTCAATTTGAATACGAAAACTCTGGCTAGTGGAAATATGAGGTATCTTGGATTAGGGTTTCAATTGGATGATAAGCTGTTTGCCCGAATGTTTGCCTTAAAAAATACGGATAATGGTATCACCTTTGCTTTTCAGGATTACGCAAATAATAAGCGAATTTTGACGATTCGTGACAATAGAATTTCGCTTAGCGAAGGAACTTTGGCGAAAAACTATACACAATCAATTGTTATACATGATTTGGATGAAATCAGTGGAAATGGAGAGTATTGGGCAAATATGGAAACCTTAAATTCTCCAAAGAACGGGAACCATTGGGCGATTACTCATCGTGAGTTGAATACCCGAAGTGCAATACAGGTTGCATACTCTCTTAGAGCAGAAGACGGAGTGAAAAAGCGTGTTAAAATTTTGGGTGAATGGTCCGAGTGGTTCGCTGTATAA
- a CDS encoding HD domain-containing protein, with translation MTEKWTEDKEYMSYVEDLLATEEVQRLGNYIQHMNSTRLEHSISVSYYSYKLAKKWNGDARATARAGLLHDLFYYDWRTTKFDEGSHAYMHPRIAVKNAEKLTELSDLERDIIIKHMWGATIAPPKYKESYIVTMVDKYCAIKEASTPLFASVRGKWQQRFSKEPVQ, from the coding sequence ATGACAGAAAAATGGACTGAAGATAAAGAATACATGTCTTATGTAGAAGACTTACTAGCAACTGAGGAAGTGCAAAGGTTAGGGAATTATATTCAGCATATGAATTCAACACGTTTAGAACATTCCATCAGTGTTTCTTATTACAGTTACAAGCTGGCTAAAAAATGGAATGGTGATGCTCGTGCGACAGCAAGAGCAGGGTTGTTACATGACCTGTTCTATTATGATTGGCGTACAACAAAATTTGATGAAGGTTCTCATGCATACATGCACCCGAGAATTGCCGTGAAAAATGCAGAAAAGCTGACTGAGCTGTCTGATTTGGAACGTGATATCATCATCAAACATATGTGGGGGGCAACGATTGCTCCGCCAAAATACAAAGAAAGCTACATTGTTACAATGGTTGACAAATATTGCGCAATCAAAGAAGCATCAACACCGCTTTTTGCTTCTGTAAGAGGAAAGTGGCAACAGCGTTTCAGTAAAGAACCTGTCCAATAA
- a CDS encoding GrpB family protein, translating into MVRKIEVVSYDPMWPKQFEEERKQLLENFPKELVIEVLHIGSTSVPGLAAKPVIDMALVVSNIEALDEHQAKMLKLGYESWGEYGLARRRYYPKGGDKHTHHIHAYQYDSLYELGRHVAFRDYLRVHPEIAEEYGQVKFLAASANPEDIEGYCDAKDEFVKNVEKAALKWLWQNK; encoded by the coding sequence ATGGTTCGAAAGATTGAAGTGGTTTCGTATGATCCCATGTGGCCGAAGCAATTTGAAGAAGAGAGAAAGCAGCTTTTAGAGAATTTTCCAAAGGAGCTGGTTATTGAGGTGTTGCATATTGGCAGTACGTCGGTGCCTGGATTGGCAGCGAAGCCGGTCATAGATATGGCGTTGGTTGTTAGCAATATTGAAGCACTGGATGAGCATCAGGCGAAGATGTTGAAATTGGGGTATGAAAGCTGGGGAGAATATGGACTGGCTAGGCGTAGGTACTATCCGAAAGGTGGCGATAAGCATACCCATCATATTCATGCGTATCAATATGATAGTCTCTATGAGCTAGGACGCCATGTAGCTTTTCGGGATTATTTACGTGTGCATCCGGAAATTGCTGAAGAATATGGGCAGGTAAAATTTTTGGCTGCATCGGCGAATCCTGAAGATATTGAGGGATACTGCGATGCTAAAGATGAGTTTGTGAAAAATGTAGAAAAAGCAGCATTGAAATGGCTTTGGCAAAATAAATAA